The window AATTGGCCTCTCCAACATAGGCACACATGATGTAAATGCCGTTGTAGACGGGTTTGTGGAGATCCGCAAATCAACAGAGCTTGGCAATGTGATCAATGTATTCCTGCAGGTTGCTCCAGGCGTTTGGTACTACTTTAACTACGAGAGCAACCGTCTGGCAGTGTTCTCTTCCGGCGAAGATTTCAACACGGCCATCCGTACCAAAGCTAAAAGAGGCAAAGCAGGAGAGTATGGTGTGGTAGAATCTGATGTTGCTGAAGCAAAAAGGTATGTAGGCCGTTTCCGCAAGGATTATCTGGGTCTGGATACCCCGTATGATTTCAGTGCACCAACACCAACACCTGCTGCAGAAAACGATCCTTTCAGCACAGGTACCCAAACTGTAGAGCCTACCGCAGCAGACGATAAAGACGGTTTTTAAACCTTAAGTATAGTCCTTTTAATAAGATAGCCAGCTCCTCAACAGGGGCTGGCTTTTTTTTAATATGGGCCCCGCTGCCTGCATGATTCATTGTTAAAGAAACGCCTCGGCTGCAAAACATTTTTTTGCTGAAGTGCTTAAGAAATTACCCGCAGATACCCCTTTTATGAAAAAGTGTATATTTGTGGCAACACATTTTTAGCCTACTATATTCTTAACTTATATGGAGAACAGAACCCTGCCTTCCTACCGGAATTATATTGATGAAAACAAAGATCGTTTTCTGGGCGAGCTTTTTGACCTGCTGCGCATTCCATCCGTAAGTGCTGATTCTAAATTTCAGGGCGATGTACGCCGTGCAGCTGAATACCTGTGCAATCGTTTACAAGAGGCTGGTGCCGATAAGGTTGAGCTTTTCGAGACCTCCGGCCACCCTATTGTTTTTGCAGAAAAAGTAGTAGACCCTGCTTTGCCAACCGTGCTGGTATACGGCCATTACGATGTGCAGCCTGCCGATCCGTATGAGCTGTGGGACAGCCCGCCCTTCGAGCCTGTGGTGAAGACCACACCCGAGCATCCGCAGGGAGCTATTTTTGCCCGTGGTGCCTGCGACGACAAGGGACAAGTGTACATGCACATTAAGGCTTTTGAAGCCATGATGCGTACCCGGAGCCTTAGCTGCAATGTTAAATTCATGATTGAAGGAGAGGAGGAAGTTGGTTCCTCGAACCTTGAGAAGTTTGTACGTGCCAACAAAGAGCTTTTAAAGGCAGATGTGATCCTGATTTCCGATACAGGTATTATCTCTAACCAGACTCCTTCCATTACGGTAGGGCTACGTGGCATGAGCTACCTGGAGGTAGAAGTGGCAGGCCCTAACCGCGACTTGCATTCCGGCCGTTATGGCGGTGCAGTGGCAAACCCGATTAATGTGCTCTGCACCATGATCGCTTCCCTGCATGATGAAAAAAGGCATATCACCATTCCCGGCTTTTACGATAAAGTAAACGCCTTGAGCCTGGAAGAACGCAAGGCCCTGCACGAAGCCCCCTATGATGAAGCAGAATTTACCCAGGACCTGGGTATTTCCGAGGTGTATGGCGAAGAAGGCTACAGCACCATAGAGCGCGTTGGCATACGTCCTACCCTGGACGTAAATGGTATCTGGGGCGGTTACATAGGCGAAGGAGCCAAAACGGTACTGCCTTCCAAAGCATATGCTAAAATATCGATGCGGCTGGTACCTAACCAGGAATCGGAAGAAATAACCCAGCTGTTTATAAAGCATTTTAAGGCCATAGCACCGGCAGGCGTAACGGTGAATATAAAGCCCCACCACGGTGGCGAAGCAGCTGTAGTGCCTACAGACTCTACAGAATACAGGGCTGCCAGTGCTGCTTTTGAAGAATGCTGGGGCAAAACTCCGGTACCTACCCGCGATGGCGGCAGTATTCCTATTGTTTCGCTCTTTCAGAAAGAGCTGGGCCTTGATTCTGTACTGCTGGGTTTTGGCCTTGATTCAGACAACATTCATTCACCGAATGAAAAGTACGGTGTATTTAACTATCTGAAAGGCATCGAAACCATTGTTGCCTTTTATCAGCACTACAACAGCATGAAAAAGTAGTAGATATTCGCTGCGGAATATATTCCACAGCTGTAGAGATTAACTACAATAAGAAAAGCCTCAATACAAGTTGTATTGGGGCTTTTGTTGTTTATTATAAAAATACGTACTACTACTTACAACTGGCAGCGTTTTTGTTGTGTCTATAGGGTAAGGGTTATGATAACAAAAGCTTAAAGTAAAATATGCAACAGCCTGTATCATACACCGTACTTTAGTAAAAACAAGAATAAGTTATGCCAAAGTTATTACCCCATTGTTTCGGTACTACCGAATATGTACGGCTATCGGAGCTGCCAACCCCACAAGCCAGCTCGCTGCGTGAGTGGCTTCCAGAAAGCTATCTGACAAAGCTGGAAGAGGGCGGTTCTGTGGCAGAAGACTGTATTGAATATGAAGACTATGAATTCTGGTATGAGTATTCCCGCGGTGACGAAGGATTGCTCGATGAGCAGTTGTAGCTGTTAATCTGGCAAACCTTCTCTTTTCTATCTCTATTCTATATTTTTTTCAAATTGCCGTTTTGGTATAACAGCTACCTGAATTCTGTACGGCTTCTATTTACTCACTTCATTGTTTAACCACAGTTATCCGGCTACGGATTCTCTTTATTCTTTCAAATCAGGTTAAACCTATTCTTTTCAAGCATAATTCAAATACCCCAATACTACAGGATGAAGCCGTAGAGCAGCAGTAGCAATGCACCGGCTCTAAGCATTCTTAACGCAGCGGAAGCAGTGTTCTATTCCTGAAGCAGGTCCTTAGCCAGGTAAGTTTGAACATTAATACAGTGATTCCTTTTTGGGAATACAGGATGGCCTGCGTAGCTTTAGGTCATATTGATATGAGTGCATTACAGGATAGTTATAATTTTTCCCGAACGTTAACGCCACGCAAGTTACGTAACGCCGCTCAGGTGCTGGGAAGTTATTACTACAGCAGGGCCAGCGGGAAAGCCGGTATATCGGGCATGCCTCTTAGTATTTCTTTTGAGCCCACCACCCATTGTAACCTGCGCTGCCCCGAATGCCCCAGCGGCATGCGCTCCTTTACCCGCCCTACCGGTATACTGCAGCACGAGGTGTACCAAAATGTAATCGATGAACTGCAGGATACCCTGCTCTACCTGCTGCTTTATTTTCAGGGAGAGCCTTACCTGCATCCGCAGTTTCTGGACCTGGTGCAGTATGCCCACCAGCGGGGTATTTATACCGCCACCTCTACCAATGCCCATTATCTAAGCGATGAGCGTGCCCGCCAGACGGTAGAAAGCGGGCTTAGCCGCCTGATCATATCACTAGATGGAACTACCCAGGAGGTATACGAGCAATACCGGGTGGGAGGTAAACTGGAGAAGGTGCTGGAGGGCACAAAGCGCCTGCTCCACTGGCGTAAACAGCTAAAGAGCCGTACTCCTTATGTTGTGTTCCAGTTTCTGGTGGTGCGCCCCAACGAACATCAGCTCGAAGATGCAAAAAGGCTGGCCAGACAGCTGGGTGTTGATGATGTCTGGTTCAAGACTGCCCAGATCTATGAATATGAAGAAGGATCGCCGCTGATCCCTACCATTGGCCGCTACAGCCGCTACCGCCAGGGCCTGGATGGGCGCTGGCACATTAAAAACAAGCTGCTGGACCACTGCTGGAAAATGTGGCACAGCTGTGTGGTTACCTGGGATGGTAAGGTGGTGCCCTGCTGTTTCGATAAAGACGCCCACCACCGCCTGGGCGATGCCCAAAAAAACAGCTTCCGGGAGATCTGGAAGAGCAGGGAGTATGAGCAGTTCCGCTCCCTTATCCTAAAGGGCCGGGATCAGATTGAGATGTGCCGGAACTGCACAGAGGGCACAAAAGTCTGGGGCTGAGTACTGCTACTTCAGCCCGGGAATTTCAGCCTCCTGTTGCTTTAGTTTTTCCTCCCGGTCAAACGGACGAATGATCAGGCGTATGCCACGATCGTAGGTAAAGTAATTCCAGATCCAGTTGTTGAGCACCACAAGCTTGTTGCGGAAACCTATAAGGTAAAGCAGGTGGACGAACATCCAGGCCATCCAGGCCATAAAGCCACCAAAGCTCCAGCCATTAGGCATATCTACTACCGCCCTGTTACGTCCCACCGTAGCCATATAGCCTTTGTTGGTAAACTTAAAAGGCTTCATTGCTTTGCCCTGTACAAGGCGATTCAGGTTTTTGGCAAGCTGCTCTCCCTGCTGTATCGCCACAGGTGCCAGCATAGGCAGGCCTTTAGGAAATTTTTTCGTTGTCATCTGGGCAATATCTCCCACAGCAAACAGGGTTTCGTAACCCTTCACGCAGTTGAATTCATCTACCAGGATACGGTCTCGCTCTATTACTTCAGCGGGCAGGCCAGGTATGATGTTACCTTTAACACCAGCCGCCCATACCAGGGTTTGAGTAGGAATAATCTCCCCATTGTTCAGGCGCACCTCTTTACCATCGTAAGATTCTACCATGGTGTTGAGCATCAGGTTCACATCGAAATCTTTCAGGTACTTGGTGGCCTTTCTGCCGGCTTTGTCGCTCATGCCGCTGAGCAGGCGGGGCAGCCCCTCAACCAGGTAAATCTGCATGTGTCTGAAGTTAAGCTCCGGGTAATCTTTGGGCAGTACGTGGCTGCGCAGTTCGCCCAGTGCTCCGGCTACTTCCACACCGGTAGGCCCGCCGCCTACAATCACTATATTGAGGAGGCTTCGTAGTTCGTAGCTATCTACCGTATTAACTGCTTTTTCAAAGTTCTGCAGAATGTGCGAGCGCATGTTCAGGGCCTGCGGAATTTGCTTGAGGGGCAAAGCCTCCCTGAATGCTTCGTCTTTGCCGAAGTAGTTGGTGCGGGAGCCGCAGGCAATGATGAGATAATCATACTTAAGCTCGCCAACGGGTGTGGTAATGGTTTTGCGTTCAGGGTTAATTTCTGATACCTTGGCCATACGGAAGAACACATGCTCGTTATCTTCTATAAAGTGCCGCAGAGGGCCTGCAATAGAACCTGGTTCCAGGCCGGCAGTGGCTACCTGGTACAGCAGTGGCTGAAAAGTATGGTAGTTGTGCCGGTCGAGCACCACTACCTGGTAGTAGCGGGTGTCGATCTCCTTCATAATGTTGAGGCCGGCAAAACCTCCGCCTATGATTACCAAACGTGGCTTGTCGGTACGTGGTATCTGAATGTTTATCTCCTGAAAATCAGTGGTCATATCCCCTAAAAGTATGCTTTGCCTGCTGAAGGCAAATGTTTAAAAATCTATTATATCTGACGAATTACAGTGCCCATTGTTCGGGTAAACAGGCAACTAATAGCTGCATAATGCTTTATTCATGAACAATTTTTATGGCTGTGTTTTCAAATACCGCTGAATTTACAAAACTATGCCTTACCATCAGATACTATAACACAAAACAGCATAGTTTTCTCTTTAACTGGTACCCCTAATTTTATTTTATATCATGCGCAATAGTAATTATGTACTGCAGCGCAATAAGCAGTATTGAGAAAACGGGTATATTTCAGATATTCAATTATTCATTCATGAACCTGTACAAGCATGAAATTCCATACCCGCAAATGGGTTAAACCCGAAGACCTCAATCCCAACGGCAGCCTGTTTGGAGGCAGCCTGCTGCGCTGGCTCGACGAAGAAGCTGCCATTTACGCAATTGCCCAGCTGGATAACAGCCATGTAGTAACCAAATACATTTCAGAAATCAACTTTGTTAGCTCTGCCCGCCAGGGTGATATCATAGAACTGGGACTGGCAGTGGCTTCTTTTGGCAATACTTCTATTACCCTTCGCTGCGAAGTACGCAACCTGATTACCAGGAGCAGCATTCTTACCATTGATAAAATGGTATTTGTAAACCTGGGCAAGGATGGCAAACCTTTTCCCCATGGCCGCACCGAAGTAAAGGTGCTCTGACAAAAGCTTAAGGCTTCCGGAGTGAACATAAGGGGAGCTGAAAAGCAGCGGATACTGGTATAAGTATTTGTTGAGCAGGCTCAAAATGTAGATCCACAGCTGTTTCTGTACCTGTACCTGCTTTACCCCATTGTTATTCAAAAACTAAAATCAAATAACCCTTTTTCAACAATCGTTTACTACTTTGCAATGTAGTAGCAGGATTGGAAGGTACTGTTTCGGGAAAAATGGCTTTTTAAGGTAATAAAAATCCACAGCATAAGCCGGTCAGTATAAGTTGAACTGTTTTCCAAGCCTGTTACCCTATACAGGATATCTATACCTATTACAACCAATATGATGCGAAAAATATATCTCCTACTTGTGCTATTGCTTGGTGCAGGTCTGGTTTATGCACAAAATAACCAGCAGTTTCAGCTAAGCTCACCCAATAATAAAGTTCAGGTAACAGTAGATGCCGCCGGGCAGCTGCAGTGGTCGGTGCGCCATGGTGAGCAGCAGGTTATTGCGCCATCTGGAATTGCCATGCGCTTAGAAGGAGGCCAGACGCTGGGCGAAAATGTTAGGGTTTCTTCTTCCAAACCTGAAACAGTAAATACCACCATCAAAGCTCTTAATTACAAAAAAGATGTGATTGAAGATCGTTACAATCAGCTCACGCTTAACTTCAGGGGCGATTATGGGGTGATATTCAGGGCTTATGATGATGGCGTAGCTTACCGCTTTTTTACTAAAAAGAGAAAGCCCATTACAGTAACTTCAGAGGTGGCTGAATTTAATTTTCCGCAAGACCACATGGTTTACATACCCTATGCGAACGATCCGCATGTAGGCGATATGTACCAGATCTCTTTTGAAAATATCTACAACCACATCCGCCTTTCGGAGGTAAATAAAGATACGCTGGCTTTTGCCCCTGTGCTGGTGGTGCTGCCCAATGGTATAAAGGCAGCCATTACCGAGGCCGACCTGGAGAGCTACCCGGGCATGTTCCTGAAAACAGGTGCAAAGGATTTTTCCCTTACCGGCGAATTTGCGCCTTATCCGGTAGAAGAAAAGCAGGGTGGCCACAACAACTTGCAGTCGTACGTCATGAAACGGGCCAACTATATTGCTAAAACGTCCGGCAGCCGCAGCTTTCCATGGCGTGTGCTCATCATTAGCGAAGAGGACAAAGAACTCCTGAACAACGACATGGTGTACAAGCTGGCTTCCCCTTCCAGAATCAAGGACGTTTCCTGGATAGAACCTGGCAAAGTTGCCTGGGACTGGTGGAACGACTGGAATATATCGGGGGTAGATTTCAGGGCTGGCATCAATACCGATACTTACAAGTACTACATAGACTTTGCTGCTGCCAACAATATTGAAAACGTGCTGCTGGACGAGGGCTGGGCTGATAGCGAGGACATCATGAAGATAGTACCGGAGATCAACCTGCAGGAAATTATAGACTACGCAAAGCAGAAAGGGGTAGGTATATGGCTCTGGGGTGGCTGGCTGCCCCTTGACCGAAAAACCGATGAGGCACTTTCCACTTATTCCAGGATGGGCATCAAAGGTTTCAAAGTTGATTTTATGGACCGTGATGACCAGAAGATGGTAGACTTTTACTACCGCCTGGCCCAGAAAGCAGCTGAATATAAGCTAATGATCGATTATCATGGTGCCTACAAACCAACGGGACTGCAGCGCACTTACCCAAATGTGGTCAATTTTGAGGGGGTGCATGGGCTGGAGCAGGCAAAATGGTCTAATCCTGATTTCCCGCTATACGACAGCACCATTCCCTTTATCCGCATGCTGGCCGGCCCGATGGACTACACTCCAGGGGCTATGCGCAATGCCAACAAGCATAATTTCCGTGCCATCCACTCCACCCCCATGAGCCAGGGTACACGTGTGCACCAGCTGGCGCTGTATGTCATGTACGAGTCGCCTTTCAACATGCTCGCTGATAGCCCAACCAATTATTTAGAGGAGCCGGAAAGTACCCGCTTTATTGCCTCGGTACCTACTACCTTTGATGAAACCGTTGCCCTCGCGGGTAAGGTATCGGAGTATGCAGCGATTGCCCGCAGAAAAGGAGATACCTGGTATGTGGGTGCCATTACCAACTGGGATGGCCATGATGTAAACATTGATCTTTCCTTTTTACCGGAAGGAGCCTACGAGGCTGAGATTTTCAAAGACGGCATCAATGCAGACCGGGAAGGATCTGATTATGTACGTGAGGTAGTGAAGGTAAGCTCAAAAGATCAGCTTAAGGCCGAAATGGCCGCT of the Flammeovirgaceae bacterium 311 genome contains:
- a CDS encoding acetylornithine deacetylase/succinyldiaminopimelate desuccinylase-like deacylase (COG0624 Acetylornithine deacetylase/Succinyl-diaminopimelate desuccinylase and related deacylases), with the protein product MENRTLPSYRNYIDENKDRFLGELFDLLRIPSVSADSKFQGDVRRAAEYLCNRLQEAGADKVELFETSGHPIVFAEKVVDPALPTVLVYGHYDVQPADPYELWDSPPFEPVVKTTPEHPQGAIFARGACDDKGQVYMHIKAFEAMMRTRSLSCNVKFMIEGEEEVGSSNLEKFVRANKELLKADVILISDTGIISNQTPSITVGLRGMSYLEVEVAGPNRDLHSGRYGGAVANPINVLCTMIASLHDEKRHITIPGFYDKVNALSLEERKALHEAPYDEAEFTQDLGISEVYGEEGYSTIERVGIRPTLDVNGIWGGYIGEGAKTVLPSKAYAKISMRLVPNQESEEITQLFIKHFKAIAPAGVTVNIKPHHGGEAAVVPTDSTEYRAASAAFEECWGKTPVPTRDGGSIPIVSLFQKELGLDSVLLGFGLDSDNIHSPNEKYGVFNYLKGIETIVAFYQHYNSMKK
- a CDS encoding Radical SAM domain protein (COG0535 Predicted Fe-S oxidoreductases) → MRSFTRPTGILQHEVYQNVIDELQDTLLYLLLYFQGEPYLHPQFLDLVQYAHQRGIYTATSTNAHYLSDERARQTVESGLSRLIISLDGTTQEVYEQYRVGGKLEKVLEGTKRLLHWRKQLKSRTPYVVFQFLVVRPNEHQLEDAKRLARQLGVDDVWFKTAQIYEYEEGSPLIPTIGRYSRYRQGLDGRWHIKNKLLDHCWKMWHSCVVTWDGKVVPCCFDKDAHHRLGDAQKNSFREIWKSREYEQFRSLILKGRDQIEMCRNCTEGTKVWG
- a CDS encoding fad-dependent pyridine nucleotide-disulfide oxidoreductase (COG1252 NADH dehydrogenase, FAD-containing subunit) — protein: MTTDFQEINIQIPRTDKPRLVIIGGGFAGLNIMKEIDTRYYQVVVLDRHNYHTFQPLLYQVATAGLEPGSIAGPLRHFIEDNEHVFFRMAKVSEINPERKTITTPVGELKYDYLIIACGSRTNYFGKDEAFREALPLKQIPQALNMRSHILQNFEKAVNTVDSYELRSLLNIVIVGGGPTGVEVAGALGELRSHVLPKDYPELNFRHMQIYLVEGLPRLLSGMSDKAGRKATKYLKDFDVNLMLNTMVESYDGKEVRLNNGEIIPTQTLVWAAGVKGNIIPGLPAEVIERDRILVDEFNCVKGYETLFAVGDIAQMTTKKFPKGLPMLAPVAIQQGEQLAKNLNRLVQGKAMKPFKFTNKGYMATVGRNRAVVDMPNGWSFGGFMAWMAWMFVHLLYLIGFRNKLVVLNNWIWNYFTYDRGIRLIIRPFDREEKLKQQEAEIPGLK
- a CDS encoding long-chain acyl-CoA thioester hydrolase family protein (COG1607 Acyl-CoA hydrolase) → MKFHTRKWVKPEDLNPNGSLFGGSLLRWLDEEAAIYAIAQLDNSHVVTKYISEINFVSSARQGDIIELGLAVASFGNTSITLRCEVRNLITRSSILTIDKMVFVNLGKDGKPFPHGRTEVKVL
- a CDS encoding glycoside hydrolase 97, which gives rise to MLGAGLVYAQNNQQFQLSSPNNKVQVTVDAAGQLQWSVRHGEQQVIAPSGIAMRLEGGQTLGENVRVSSSKPETVNTTIKALNYKKDVIEDRYNQLTLNFRGDYGVIFRAYDDGVAYRFFTKKRKPITVTSEVAEFNFPQDHMVYIPYANDPHVGDMYQISFENIYNHIRLSEVNKDTLAFAPVLVVLPNGIKAAITEADLESYPGMFLKTGAKDFSLTGEFAPYPVEEKQGGHNNLQSYVMKRANYIAKTSGSRSFPWRVLIISEEDKELLNNDMVYKLASPSRIKDVSWIEPGKVAWDWWNDWNISGVDFRAGINTDTYKYYIDFAAANNIENVLLDEGWADSEDIMKIVPEINLQEIIDYAKQKGVGIWLWGGWLPLDRKTDEALSTYSRMGIKGFKVDFMDRDDQKMVDFYYRLAQKAAEYKLMIDYHGAYKPTGLQRTYPNVVNFEGVHGLEQAKWSNPDFPLYDSTIPFIRMLAGPMDYTPGAMRNANKHNFRAIHSTPMSQGTRVHQLALYVMYESPFNMLADSPTNYLEEPESTRFIASVPTTFDETVALAGKVSEYAAIARRKGDTWYVGAITNWDGHDVNIDLSFLPEGAYEAEIFKDGINADREGSDYVREVVKVSSKDQLKAEMAAGGGWAARIYPVK